In Synechococcus sp. A18-25c, a single window of DNA contains:
- a CDS encoding DUF6439 family protein yields the protein MSPTNWPDQAIEQARDLHQNLSIGDRDWHKLKSNADRRSAELLAAALSQLVQNGRREDVEALTQQALGWIKRELKDPGCPHH from the coding sequence GTGTCGCCGACGAACTGGCCCGACCAGGCCATTGAACAAGCCAGGGACCTTCACCAAAACCTGAGCATTGGCGATCGCGATTGGCACAAACTCAAAAGCAACGCCGACCGTCGGAGCGCCGAATTGCTTGCCGCCGCCTTATCGCAGCTGGTGCAAAACGGTCGACGTGAAGATGTGGAGGCTCTCACCCAGCAGGCGCTTGGCTGGATCAAGCGGGAATTGAAAGATCCGGGCTGTCCGCACCATTGA
- the glnA gene encoding type I glutamate--ammonia ligase codes for MAKTAQDVLRLIKEEGIELIDLKFTDLHGKWQHLTVCQDLIDPESFTEGLAFDGSSIRGWKAINASDMAMVPDPSTAWIDPFYRHKTLSLICSIQDPRTGEPYERCPRALAQKALAYLSSTGLADMAYFGPEPEFFLFDDVRYHSAEGGCSYSVDTIEAGWNTGRVEEGGNLAYKIQVKEGYFPVAPNDTAQDIRSEMLLKMAELGIPTEKHHHEVAGAGQHELGMKFAELIHAADNVMTYKYVVRNVAKQYGKTATFMPKPVFNDNGSGMHVHQSLWKDGQPLFFGEGTYANLSQTARWYIGGILKHAPSFLAFTNPTTNSYKRLVPGFEAPVNLVYSEGNRSAAVRIPLTGPSPKAKRLEFRSGDALANPYLAFSAMMMAGIDGIKNQIDPGEGVDVDLFELPAEQLKTIATVPASLNGALEALNADHHYLLEGGVFTKDFIDNWIDLKYEEVQQLRQRPHPHEFTMYYDA; via the coding sequence ATGGCCAAAACAGCACAGGACGTCCTTCGTCTGATCAAGGAAGAAGGCATTGAGCTGATCGACCTGAAGTTCACGGACCTGCACGGCAAGTGGCAGCACCTCACCGTCTGCCAAGACCTGATCGACCCCGAGTCGTTTACCGAAGGCCTGGCGTTCGACGGCTCCTCGATTCGCGGCTGGAAGGCCATCAACGCCTCAGACATGGCGATGGTTCCCGATCCTTCCACCGCATGGATCGACCCCTTCTACCGCCACAAAACCCTCAGCCTGATCTGCTCGATCCAGGATCCCCGCACCGGCGAGCCCTACGAGCGCTGCCCCCGTGCACTGGCCCAGAAAGCTCTGGCCTATCTCTCCAGCACAGGGTTGGCCGACATGGCCTATTTCGGTCCCGAACCGGAATTTTTCCTGTTTGACGATGTCCGCTACCACTCGGCCGAAGGCGGCTGCTCCTACAGCGTTGACACCATCGAAGCTGGCTGGAACACCGGGCGCGTGGAAGAGGGCGGAAACCTCGCATACAAAATCCAGGTCAAAGAGGGCTACTTTCCAGTCGCTCCAAACGACACAGCTCAGGACATTCGTTCGGAAATGCTCCTGAAAATGGCCGAGCTGGGGATTCCCACCGAGAAGCACCACCACGAAGTGGCTGGCGCTGGCCAACACGAGCTCGGCATGAAGTTCGCCGAACTAATTCATGCCGCCGACAACGTCATGACGTACAAATACGTCGTGCGCAACGTAGCCAAGCAGTACGGCAAAACTGCCACGTTCATGCCCAAGCCGGTCTTCAACGACAACGGATCTGGCATGCACGTTCACCAGAGCCTCTGGAAGGATGGCCAGCCGCTGTTCTTCGGCGAAGGCACCTACGCCAATCTGTCCCAAACAGCGCGTTGGTACATCGGCGGCATTTTGAAGCACGCCCCGTCCTTCCTCGCCTTCACCAACCCCACCACCAACAGCTACAAGCGTCTGGTGCCCGGTTTCGAAGCGCCGGTGAATCTCGTGTATTCCGAAGGCAACCGTTCAGCGGCCGTGCGCATTCCACTAACGGGCCCAAGCCCCAAGGCTAAGCGCCTTGAATTCCGCTCAGGCGATGCCCTCGCCAACCCTTATCTGGCCTTCAGCGCCATGATGATGGCCGGCATTGACGGCATCAAGAATCAGATCGACCCCGGCGAAGGCGTGGACGTTGATCTGTTCGAACTTCCCGCGGAGCAGCTCAAGACGATTGCCACGGTGCCCGCATCCCTAAACGGTGCGTTGGAAGCCCTCAATGCTGACCATCACTACCTCCTCGAAGGCGGCGTGTTCACCAAGGACTTCATTGATAACTGGATTGACCTCAAGTACGAAGAAGTTCAGCAACTACGCCAGCGGCCGCACCCCCACGAATTCACCATGTACTACGACGCCTGA
- a CDS encoding AI-2E family transporter — MNPRNLLITLSLIVLALLIWQLRWVLLVLFGAVVLAVALDVPVRHLIVRWRIPRPLALLIVLLAVLMAGLVIVQVLLPQLFTQFEQLTTLLPSLFAKFRTLLASQPLFADLESNLPDQFSWERIQPVGFQLLGVAGGAANGVVQVMLMSLLAVLLALDPSSHRRMVIALTPRPARASMAALLDQCRKALGGWLAGMTLSASAVFLLTWAGLGALGVPLALLSALVCGLLTFVPTIGPTAATLLPMGVALLISPGLMLQVLVLRLVLQNLEAFVLTPLLLRRTVNLLPTIALTSQLSLGALLGLPGVLLALPLVVVLQVGIEQVVVRDVMDHWT, encoded by the coding sequence ATGAATCCACGCAATCTGCTGATCACGCTCAGCCTGATCGTTTTGGCACTGCTGATCTGGCAGCTGCGCTGGGTCCTGTTGGTGCTCTTCGGCGCCGTGGTGCTGGCGGTGGCTCTCGATGTTCCAGTTCGGCATTTGATCGTGCGCTGGAGAATTCCCCGCCCGTTGGCCCTGCTGATCGTGCTGCTGGCGGTTCTGATGGCTGGACTGGTGATTGTGCAGGTGCTGTTGCCTCAACTGTTCACCCAGTTCGAGCAGCTCACGACGCTGCTGCCTTCTCTGTTCGCCAAATTCCGCACCTTGCTGGCCAGCCAGCCGCTCTTCGCCGATTTGGAAAGCAATCTGCCGGATCAATTCAGCTGGGAGCGAATCCAACCTGTTGGTTTCCAACTGCTTGGGGTGGCAGGCGGAGCCGCCAATGGCGTGGTCCAGGTGATGTTGATGAGCCTGCTGGCTGTGCTGCTGGCGCTTGACCCGTCATCGCACCGACGCATGGTGATTGCACTCACGCCTCGCCCAGCGAGAGCCTCGATGGCAGCATTACTCGATCAGTGCCGCAAAGCGCTGGGTGGATGGTTGGCCGGCATGACACTTTCAGCCTCCGCAGTGTTTCTGCTGACGTGGGCAGGCCTCGGTGCCCTTGGGGTGCCTCTAGCTCTGCTCAGTGCCCTGGTGTGCGGCTTGCTGACCTTCGTTCCCACGATCGGACCGACGGCCGCAACCCTGCTGCCGATGGGCGTCGCCCTGCTGATCTCACCGGGCTTGATGCTGCAGGTGCTGGTGCTGCGTCTGGTGCTTCAAAACCTCGAAGCGTTTGTGCTGACCCCGCTGCTGTTAAGACGAACGGTGAATCTGCTGCCGACCATTGCACTGACCTCCCAGCTGAGCCTTGGCGCTCTGCTGGGACTGCCCGGAGTGCTGCTGGCACTGCCATTGGTGGTTGTGCTTCAAGTGGGAATTGAGCAGGTGGTGGTCCGAGACGTCATGGACCACTGGACCTGA
- a CDS encoding flavin reductase family protein: MALDLDAKKTLLRKIPHGLFICGVAEGDAVNGFTASWVTQGSFEPPLVVMGVRADSTSNGMIQRTRRFSLNVLAADQKNLAATFFKPQAAVGGRFEAAPFELGSMGLPILKDALGGVECELVGEVAHGDHTVFVGEVKSAVLHRDGDALELSSTGWQYGG; the protein is encoded by the coding sequence ATGGCTCTGGATTTGGATGCCAAGAAAACACTTCTGCGCAAGATTCCCCATGGTCTGTTCATCTGTGGCGTCGCTGAGGGCGACGCGGTGAACGGGTTTACGGCCAGCTGGGTCACGCAGGGATCCTTCGAGCCACCACTGGTGGTGATGGGAGTGCGGGCTGACAGCACCAGTAACGGGATGATCCAGCGCACGCGTCGTTTCTCCCTCAATGTTTTGGCGGCTGACCAGAAGAATCTGGCGGCGACGTTCTTTAAACCGCAGGCGGCGGTCGGTGGCCGTTTTGAAGCTGCACCGTTCGAACTGGGATCGATGGGGCTGCCAATCCTTAAGGATGCACTTGGCGGTGTGGAGTGTGAACTGGTGGGCGAGGTGGCCCATGGTGACCACACCGTGTTTGTCGGGGAGGTCAAATCAGCTGTTCTTCACCGCGATGGTGATGCCCTTGAACTCAGCTCCACCGGCTGGCAATACGGCGGCTGA
- the psb28 gene encoding photosystem II reaction center protein Psb28, protein MAEGDKAAIQFFRGTDEPVVPDIRMTRSRDGRTGQATFVFEQPEALAPETLGNIAGMWMVDEEGEMVTREVNGRFVNGKPFALEATYTWKSEVDFERFMRFAQRYADANGMGYSQNNGENAASEESSDG, encoded by the coding sequence ATGGCAGAAGGCGACAAGGCGGCGATTCAGTTCTTCCGTGGAACCGACGAGCCCGTTGTTCCCGATATCCGGATGACCCGCAGTCGGGACGGTCGCACCGGACAGGCCACGTTCGTGTTTGAACAGCCCGAGGCTCTTGCTCCAGAGACCCTGGGAAATATTGCTGGAATGTGGATGGTGGATGAGGAAGGTGAGATGGTCACCCGCGAAGTGAATGGACGCTTCGTGAACGGCAAGCCCTTTGCCCTCGAAGCCACCTACACCTGGAAGAGCGAAGTGGATTTCGAGCGTTTCATGCGTTTCGCTCAAAGGTATGCAGATGCGAACGGAATGGGTTATTCCCAGAACAACGGCGAGAATGCGGCGAGCGAAGAAAGCTCTGACGGTTGA
- a CDS encoding GUN4 domain-containing protein, with protein MLSGRPPSTQLDVDQLLDRLATGSARQKRSTAAALEKAADALKSKAPQALKEYSRDGDDWGAGWILQILQRHHPETLAAIPEVSSGWFNTPSACGLNFGALQQALLREDFEEADRLTSCVLRELAGDQAVQRGYVYFSEVPRMQALDLTTLDRLWIAYSQGRFGFTVQSRLLNALDGRYDRLWPRIGWKIDGNWTRYPGAFQWSMEAPEGHMPLVNQLRGVRLMDALLQHPGLAYRH; from the coding sequence ATGCTTTCCGGACGACCCCCCTCCACCCAACTCGACGTCGACCAGCTGCTCGACCGCTTGGCAACGGGATCTGCCCGTCAAAAGCGCTCGACGGCCGCTGCGCTTGAAAAAGCAGCCGATGCACTCAAAAGCAAAGCCCCCCAGGCCCTCAAGGAATACTCCAGGGATGGTGATGACTGGGGGGCCGGTTGGATCCTGCAGATTCTTCAGCGTCATCACCCTGAAACCCTCGCTGCGATTCCTGAGGTCAGCTCGGGATGGTTCAACACGCCTTCGGCCTGTGGCCTTAACTTCGGCGCTTTGCAGCAGGCTTTGCTGAGGGAGGATTTTGAAGAAGCTGATCGGCTCACCAGCTGCGTCTTGCGTGAGCTGGCCGGTGATCAAGCCGTGCAACGCGGCTACGTCTACTTCAGTGAGGTCCCTCGGATGCAGGCTTTGGACCTCACCACACTGGATCGGTTGTGGATTGCCTATTCCCAAGGGCGATTTGGATTCACAGTGCAATCACGATTGCTGAATGCCCTCGATGGTCGCTACGACCGACTTTGGCCCCGAATCGGTTGGAAAATCGACGGAAATTGGACCCGCTACCCAGGGGCGTTTCAGTGGTCGATGGAGGCCCCTGAGGGGCACATGCCCTTGGTCAATCAACTGCGGGGTGTTCGTTTGATGGATGCGTTGCTGCAGCACCCTGGACTGGCTTACAGACACTGA
- a CDS encoding AI-2E family transporter produces the protein MKFQHWLGLAALLTSGLLLWNLREVLIHLFAAVVLSMALCTLVGALRQRWSMSRPLALVLCLGGLLVVVGVAVSVIIPPFFSQFQQLIQQLPAAARELQQIVMGWISNASALVSGTGFNNGSSSSSISGGLTALPNSSALASGVSGGLKGLLGLAGNLGSGLVQMLFVIAVALMVAIQPEAYRHVAILMVPSFYRRRARSIFAQCGEALSSWMIGVLISSLCVAVLAGIGLSLLGVKLVMANALLAGLLNVIPNVGPTLSTVFPMSVALLDAPWKALAVLGLYVVIQNIESYVITPSVMQHQVNLLPGLTLTAQFIFTVLFGPLGLLMALPLAVVMQVLIREIVIHDVLDPWKKRRAMA, from the coding sequence TTGAAATTTCAGCACTGGCTCGGACTGGCGGCGCTGCTGACATCCGGGCTTTTGCTCTGGAACCTGCGTGAGGTTCTGATTCATCTGTTCGCAGCGGTGGTGCTTTCAATGGCGCTCTGCACCCTCGTGGGTGCGCTGCGCCAGCGCTGGAGCATGAGTCGGCCGCTGGCCTTGGTCCTCTGCCTGGGTGGACTTCTGGTAGTTGTTGGCGTCGCTGTATCGGTGATCATTCCGCCTTTCTTCAGTCAGTTTCAGCAGCTGATCCAGCAGCTTCCGGCAGCTGCTCGGGAACTTCAGCAGATCGTGATGGGCTGGATCAGCAATGCGTCCGCCCTGGTCTCTGGCACGGGTTTCAACAACGGATCCAGCTCCTCGTCCATCTCCGGTGGCCTGACAGCGCTACCGAACAGCAGTGCCTTGGCATCGGGCGTCAGCGGCGGGCTTAAAGGACTGCTTGGCCTTGCTGGCAATCTCGGCAGCGGACTTGTTCAGATGCTGTTCGTGATCGCCGTGGCCCTGATGGTGGCGATCCAACCAGAGGCTTATCGCCATGTGGCCATCCTGATGGTGCCGTCGTTCTATCGACGGCGGGCCCGGTCAATTTTTGCGCAGTGTGGCGAAGCGCTGAGCAGTTGGATGATCGGGGTGTTGATCAGTTCCCTTTGCGTGGCCGTGCTGGCCGGCATCGGACTGTCCCTTCTCGGCGTGAAATTGGTGATGGCCAACGCACTACTGGCCGGACTGCTGAATGTCATTCCCAACGTGGGACCAACCCTGAGCACGGTCTTCCCCATGTCTGTGGCTTTACTCGATGCCCCTTGGAAAGCGCTCGCAGTGCTTGGGCTTTATGTGGTGATTCAGAACATCGAGAGCTACGTGATCACTCCATCGGTCATGCAGCACCAAGTGAATCTTCTCCCCGGCCTGACCCTCACCGCCCAGTTCATTTTCACGGTGCTGTTCGGTCCCTTGGGCCTCCTGATGGCTTTACCGCTGGCGGTGGTCATGCAGGTGCTGATCCGGGAAATCGTCATCCATGACGTTCTGGATCCCTGGAAGAAGCGTCGGGCGATGGCATGA
- a CDS encoding class I SAM-dependent methyltransferase, which yields MAPSITELAYRTMQQGRSLAGLVHKQLSTKVMEVVAPDVVPQTQPVPEAMMNELRQSLDALHELDWNDAQAGLYPQSLLFDIPWLEWAERYPRVWLDLPSNWARRRARDVQDLPDLSNRDFYPDYYLQNFHHQTDGYLSDHSAELYDLQVDILFNGAADAMRRRILPGLHQGLKRFSDRSQSSLRVLDVATGTGRTLHQIRAALPQATLVGVDLSEAYLRQANKWLNNAKGPLVQLVQGNAERMPFDDAGFQAVTCVFLFHELPADARQAVLQDCYRLLEPGGVLVLADSVQLADSPQFDVAMDNFRRVFHEPYYRDFISDDIDQRLVDAGFSDVNAESHFMTRVWTATKA from the coding sequence ATGGCGCCCAGCATCACCGAACTTGCTTACCGGACCATGCAACAGGGCCGGAGTCTCGCGGGATTGGTGCACAAGCAACTGAGTACCAAAGTGATGGAAGTGGTCGCTCCCGATGTGGTTCCGCAGACCCAGCCCGTTCCAGAAGCCATGATGAACGAGCTGCGTCAGTCACTCGATGCCCTGCACGAACTCGACTGGAACGATGCGCAAGCCGGTCTTTATCCGCAGTCTCTTCTTTTCGATATCCCCTGGCTGGAGTGGGCCGAGCGTTATCCACGTGTCTGGCTTGACCTTCCCTCCAATTGGGCCAGACGACGCGCCAGAGATGTTCAGGACCTTCCCGATCTGAGTAACAGAGATTTCTACCCCGATTACTACCTCCAGAACTTCCATCATCAAACCGATGGCTATCTGAGCGATCACTCCGCAGAGCTCTACGACTTACAGGTAGACATCCTGTTCAACGGAGCCGCTGATGCCATGCGTCGGCGGATCTTGCCCGGCCTTCATCAAGGACTGAAGCGCTTTTCAGACCGAAGCCAGAGCAGTCTGCGCGTACTTGATGTTGCCACTGGCACAGGTCGTACCTTGCATCAGATCCGGGCCGCCCTGCCACAGGCCACACTTGTGGGGGTTGATCTCTCCGAGGCCTATCTCAGACAGGCCAACAAATGGCTGAACAACGCCAAAGGTCCGTTGGTTCAGCTCGTGCAAGGCAACGCCGAGCGGATGCCCTTCGACGACGCCGGCTTCCAAGCGGTGACCTGTGTCTTCTTGTTCCATGAGCTTCCTGCTGACGCAAGGCAAGCGGTGCTTCAAGACTGTTATCGCTTGCTGGAGCCAGGCGGAGTATTGGTTCTGGCTGATTCCGTTCAACTGGCCGATTCACCGCAGTTCGACGTCGCCATGGACAACTTTCGACGCGTGTTCCATGAGCCTTACTACCGCGACTTCATCAGTGATGACATCGATCAGCGTCTGGTGGATGCCGGATTCAGCGATGTGAACGCTGAATCACACTTCATGACACGCGTTTGGACCGCCACCAAAGCCTGA
- the secF gene encoding protein translocase subunit SecF produces MPITSSGADERPLRFPLTSRRRQVWIVSAVVLLFSLLGIILSWTDSQIGFPLRPGLDFTGGTQIQLERQCGDRCDQLKTPDVESVLQQIKLPAEGAQTSVPKLDTARVQLLDGGESLVLRMPALSAEQGQAVITAMEPVAGPFLSGGQSVDTIGPSLGGQLLRSSLISLLVAFAGIALYISVRYDRRFAFLALVALAHDVVIVCGVFAWLGLTNGLEVDSLFAVALLTIAGYSVNDTVVVFDRIRERQRDDADRPLTVQVDRAVSATLTRTLYTSGTTLLPLLALIFFGGSTLFWFAIALALGVVVGSWSSIALAPSLLSLWPSRTSAAASA; encoded by the coding sequence ATGCCCATCACGTCTTCAGGCGCTGACGAGCGTCCCCTTCGTTTTCCACTCACGAGCCGTCGACGACAGGTCTGGATCGTGTCCGCCGTCGTTCTCCTGTTCAGCCTGTTGGGAATCATCCTGAGCTGGACCGATTCCCAGATTGGGTTCCCCCTCAGGCCTGGGCTCGATTTCACTGGCGGCACCCAGATCCAGTTGGAACGGCAATGCGGTGATCGCTGCGACCAGCTCAAAACGCCTGATGTGGAATCGGTGCTTCAGCAGATCAAGCTTCCGGCCGAAGGTGCTCAAACGTCTGTTCCCAAGCTGGATACCGCCAGGGTGCAGCTGCTCGATGGAGGCGAATCGCTGGTGCTGCGCATGCCAGCCCTGTCTGCGGAGCAGGGTCAGGCTGTGATCACGGCGATGGAGCCTGTCGCAGGTCCATTCCTCTCGGGCGGTCAGTCCGTGGACACCATTGGTCCCAGCCTGGGTGGTCAGCTGCTGCGCAGCAGTCTGATTTCCCTTCTGGTGGCCTTTGCCGGTATTGCTCTCTACATCTCGGTTCGCTACGACCGTCGTTTCGCGTTCTTGGCTCTCGTCGCCCTGGCGCACGACGTTGTGATCGTTTGCGGGGTGTTCGCTTGGCTCGGTCTTACCAATGGATTGGAGGTCGACAGTTTGTTCGCCGTGGCGTTGTTGACTATCGCTGGCTATTCGGTCAATGACACCGTTGTGGTGTTCGACAGGATTCGAGAGCGTCAACGCGACGATGCCGACCGACCGCTCACGGTCCAAGTCGATCGAGCGGTCTCCGCGACACTCACTCGAACGCTGTACACCAGCGGCACCACTTTGCTGCCCTTGTTGGCCTTGATCTTCTTTGGCGGGTCCACCTTGTTCTGGTTCGCGATTGCTCTAGCGCTCGGTGTCGTGGTTGGAAGCTGGTCCAGCATTGCCCTGGCTCCTTCGTTGTTGAGCCTGTGGCCTTCACGCACCAGCGCTGCCGCCAGTGCCTGA
- the mnmH gene encoding tRNA 2-selenouridine(34) synthase MnmH: MSGIGKTTVIDLESFRSAAGTVIDARTPAEFQQGHWPGAINVPLFSNEERHQVGLTYKQQGRLEAIELGLQLCGPSLAKLSAGLRTAAGGPGEPLRLYCWRGGMRSNSMAWLASLSDHPVTVLEGGYKRYRRWVLDQFNTPWPLRVLGGRTGTGKTDLLLQLERHGVGVVDLEGLAHHRGSSFGNLGLPPQPSSEHYENKLAERLDALNIGQAPEIWLEAESIQVGRCRIPKGLFSQMQTAPVLEIQRSDQERVDRLVEVYGCHHQQDLKDATQRISKRLGPQRTQKALEAIDQQNWAEACQAMLDYYDRCYDKELERSPARDTVNLEGLSTEDSAGLLLSKGCVTPMICP; the protein is encoded by the coding sequence ATGTCAGGCATCGGCAAGACCACCGTGATCGATCTTGAAAGCTTCCGCTCAGCGGCAGGCACCGTGATCGATGCCAGAACGCCCGCGGAATTCCAGCAGGGACACTGGCCAGGGGCCATCAATGTTCCGTTGTTCAGTAACGAGGAACGCCATCAGGTAGGGCTGACCTACAAGCAGCAGGGGCGCCTGGAGGCGATCGAACTGGGGCTGCAGCTTTGTGGTCCATCCCTTGCCAAGCTTTCCGCTGGACTCCGAACTGCAGCAGGGGGGCCAGGGGAGCCCCTTCGTTTGTATTGCTGGCGTGGCGGCATGCGTTCCAACAGCATGGCCTGGCTGGCGAGCCTGAGCGATCACCCGGTCACGGTGCTCGAGGGCGGGTACAAGCGATACCGCCGCTGGGTTCTGGATCAGTTCAATACCCCCTGGCCTTTGCGTGTGCTCGGGGGTCGCACAGGCACCGGCAAAACAGATCTTTTGCTGCAACTGGAGCGTCATGGGGTTGGTGTCGTGGACCTCGAAGGACTGGCCCATCACCGCGGCAGCAGTTTCGGAAACCTCGGACTTCCGCCACAACCCAGCAGCGAGCACTACGAAAACAAATTGGCGGAACGTCTGGATGCCTTGAACATCGGCCAGGCACCAGAGATCTGGCTGGAAGCCGAAAGCATCCAAGTGGGCCGTTGCCGCATTCCCAAGGGGCTGTTCAGCCAGATGCAAACAGCACCGGTGCTGGAGATCCAACGCAGCGACCAGGAACGCGTGGATCGACTTGTGGAGGTTTATGGCTGCCACCACCAGCAAGATTTAAAGGACGCAACGCAACGCATCAGCAAAAGACTGGGCCCCCAGCGCACGCAAAAAGCCCTGGAGGCCATCGATCAGCAGAACTGGGCTGAAGCCTGTCAGGCCATGCTCGATTACTACGACCGCTGCTACGACAAGGAACTGGAACGTTCACCAGCACGGGACACCGTGAACCTTGAAGGCCTCAGCACGGAAGATTCAGCAGGGCTTCTGCTGAGCAAAGGCTGCGTCACCCCCATGATCTGCCCCTAA
- a CDS encoding ATP-binding protein — MLTRFLPSFRWADFILPSTFQLSPLMELLLEPVECQETSCRLQLGLQEALVNAVRHGNAGDPRKCLRIRRILTPNWLIWQIQDEGDGLPLQARVGTLPEQVDADQGRGLFLMHQCFDDIRWSSRGNRVQLACRRPGAKFGFNGADSPDLSIPA; from the coding sequence ATGCTGACCCGATTTCTGCCTTCATTTCGATGGGCTGATTTCATCCTTCCGTCGACGTTCCAGCTCAGTCCTCTGATGGAGTTGTTGCTTGAACCGGTGGAGTGCCAGGAAACCTCTTGCAGGCTGCAGCTGGGCCTTCAGGAGGCGCTCGTGAATGCCGTTCGCCACGGCAACGCTGGCGACCCTCGCAAGTGTCTGAGGATTCGCCGCATCCTCACCCCCAACTGGTTGATCTGGCAGATTCAAGACGAGGGCGATGGCTTGCCGTTGCAAGCTCGCGTTGGGACGTTACCGGAGCAGGTGGACGCTGATCAGGGTCGTGGATTGTTCCTGATGCATCAGTGTTTCGACGACATTCGTTGGAGCTCCCGTGGCAATCGCGTGCAGCTGGCCTGTCGCCGGCCAGGTGCCAAGTTCGGCTTCAATGGTGCGGACAGCCCGGATCTTTCAATTCCCGCTTGA
- a CDS encoding copper-binding protein, protein MTNPFRIRWLRGWTFQLVLMEGKVQVEAHGFGICLRTAMEPGESPQAAADRLVLAEDRRRRALHQAWINGQTLPTPGQGTPPLNGALTEAPDSLVVVNEPVAAA, encoded by the coding sequence ATGACGAATCCATTTCGGATCCGCTGGTTGCGGGGCTGGACCTTCCAGCTGGTGCTCATGGAAGGCAAGGTTCAGGTGGAGGCCCATGGCTTCGGCATCTGCCTGCGAACCGCCATGGAACCAGGCGAAAGCCCTCAGGCAGCAGCTGACCGCCTTGTCTTGGCGGAAGATCGCCGACGCCGAGCGCTGCATCAAGCCTGGATCAATGGCCAGACCTTGCCAACACCGGGTCAAGGCACTCCCCCTCTGAATGGAGCTCTCACTGAAGCACCCGATTCCCTAGTGGTTGTGAACGAGCCCGTGGCAGCGGCTTGA